In Fusarium musae strain F31 chromosome 7, whole genome shotgun sequence, a single window of DNA contains:
- a CDS encoding hypothetical protein (EggNog:ENOG41): MHLTTLLAASLLPALPYARSIPSRRGVDCSFYTSPDSGATCATFAEAWGMSEDELKALNSGIKCPDIDTQNTYCAIGSVNDDPDEPSPTAVPPKSTAPASTKVTSAIKTTPTAVTPTVTQKPTTTKQPSGNGVKTPEAIQEGMVSNCNKFHYVSPTTTCQGILNYNKITLADFVKWNPAVGKDCSGLWAETSACVGVIGGSTPSLTTTTKPKPSATTPANGIKTPEAIQEGMVSNCNKFHEVKDTTTCQGILNYNKITLADFVKWNPAVGKDCSGLWKGTSACVGVIGSTPSPTTTTKPKPSTTTPANGIKTPPAIQEGMVSNCNKFHEVKDTTTCQGIIEYNKITLADFIKWNPAVGKDCSGLWKGTSACVGVVGSNPQPTATAPSNGIKTPSPIQEGMVKNCITFHYISSTTTCQALLNYRKITMEQFFKWNPAVKKDCSGLWKDTNACVAVK; encoded by the coding sequence ATGCATCTCACAACACTTTTGGCTGCGAGCCTTCTCCCGGCGCTTCCCTATGCCCGTTCTATCCCCTCGCGTCGTGGTGTGGATTGTTCATTCTACACCTCTCCCGACAGTGGGGCGACATGCGCAACCTTTGCTGAAGCCTGGGGCATGTCTGAggatgagctcaaggcttTGAACTCTGGTATCAAGTGCCCTGACATCGATACGCAAAACACCTACTGTGCGATTGGGTCTGTCAACGATGATCCCGATGAGCCTTCACCTACCGCCGTCCCTCCTAAAAGCACGGCTCCTGCTTCAACCAAGGTGACGTCGGCCATCAAGACAACCCCAACCGCTGTTACGCCCACTGTTACCCAAAAGCCCACTACTACCAAGCAGCCTTCTGGCAATGGTGTTAAAACCCCAGAGGCTATCCAGGAAGGCATGGTGAGCAACTGCAACAAGTTCCACTACGTGTCGCCTACAACCACCTGCCAGGGGATTCTCAACTATAACAAGATCACCCTTGCCGATTTTGTCAAGTGGAATCCAGCTGTCGGCAAAGACTGCAGCGGTCTATGGGCTGAGACGAGTGCATGTGTCGGTGTCATCGGCGGCTCTACCCCATCTCTAACTACAACCACCAAGCCTAAGCCCTCAGCAACTACTCCTGCGAATGGGATCAAGACGCCGGAGGCCATTCAAGAGGGTATGGTGTCCAATTGCAACAAGTTCCATGAAGTTAAGGATACGACTACTTGCCAGGGTATTCTTAACTATAACAAGATCACCCTCGCCGACTTTGTCAAGTGGAATCCCGCTGTCGGTAAAGACTGCAGCGGACTCTGGAAGGGCACTAGTGCATGTGTCGGTGTCATTGGCTCTACCCCATCTCCGACTACAACCACCAAGCCTAAGCCCTCAACAACTACTCCTGCGAATGGGATTAAGACCCCCCCAGCTATTCAAGAGGGCATGGTGTCCAATTGCAACAAGTTCCATGAAGTTAAGGATACGACTACCTGCCAAGGCATTATTGAGTACAACAAGATTACGCTTGCTGATTTCATCAAGTGGAATCCCGCTGTTGGCAAAGACTGCAGCGGACTTTGGAAGGGCACCAGTGCCTGTGTTGGTGTAGTAGGCTCCAATCCCCAGCCTACAGCCACGGCTCCCAGCAATGGAATCAAGACACCTTCGCCTATTCAAGAGGGCATGGTCAAGAATTGTATTACATTTCACTATATCAGTTCTACAACCACATGCCAGGCCCTTCTGAACTACAGGAAGATCACTATGGAGCAGTTCTTCAAGTGGAACCCGGCTGTCAAAAAGGATTGCAGCGGTTTGTGGAAGGATACTAATGCTTGTGTTGCTgttaaataa